A genomic segment from Mycobacteriales bacterium encodes:
- a CDS encoding LuxR C-terminal-related transcriptional regulator, protein MATSGGPREVGISVREAEVLTALGEHLTNAEIGARLFISVRTVESHVSSLLRKLEVADRRALAAAAGAGTGPRTAAAVLPSPLTPFVGRAAERVALSAALGEHRLVTAVGPGGVGKTRLALSVAADLGDRFADGVWYVDLVPVTDRAMIAPALADALGLGEHAGSSPADDVASWLAGREALLVLDNCEHLLDGVVVLLERLLAAAPRLVVLATSRARLLVPFERVFAVPGLSVDAAGGDAVELFAARAAAGGSPVRPEDTRRVAAICRDLDGMALAIELAAARCPSLGLDGLESGLADRLRLLTGGRRIDDRHRSLRSTLDWSHALLAEADRAVLRRVSVFADPFTSTAAAAVLADLPPAGHLPTVLAGLADQSLLVATVGAGGTRYRALETIRQYGTDRLDEAGEADDARFRHLRWCLDRSGALDRSATLDRATSAAWRTAFDDVAGELRAALAWAAGEPRHRAEAYELAIGLAELTFLRGLPGESQRRYEQAAGLAPDDRSAADAWRGAAGAAESRHVGIEALALRQRAADAAVRAGDRAAAAGDLARNAELMNRGPGLMATQPPAGAATALIKQGWALAGGDPVAEARLLVAEAFDADESDPDALEIIESALTQVRRVGDPLIESAALDQLTAAQLSRSEIRAAAASALRRTQLLATVPVTATTALELFDALLMASDCAVAAGDLPVARSLAERLRDLPFHREEGHLAVARLLVVTVLAGDWPEAAGLAERFREGWERAGRPRAGNLSRAAYAAATMHGLRGDDDARADWLAVVDALLSPGRSLPEMHFGEMFDAMLLLHRGRPEQAFELMVTPPEQFTHWYDGMWRQWYAALWAEAAVLSGAADAADRVRRARVATAGNPVAAPLVDRAAALLSTKDGDRAGLTAAATALQAAGCRYQWARTLVRLGGADRQRGEAALAAMGATATAWPPG, encoded by the coding sequence ATGGCCACGTCGGGAGGACCTCGCGAGGTCGGGATCTCCGTCCGCGAGGCCGAGGTCCTGACCGCGCTGGGCGAGCACCTGACGAACGCCGAGATCGGCGCCCGGCTGTTCATCTCCGTCCGTACGGTCGAGAGCCACGTGTCCTCCTTGCTGCGCAAGCTCGAGGTGGCCGACCGGCGCGCGCTGGCCGCTGCCGCCGGAGCAGGAACCGGTCCGAGGACCGCCGCCGCCGTCCTGCCGTCGCCGCTGACCCCGTTCGTCGGGCGCGCGGCCGAGCGGGTGGCGCTGTCCGCGGCGCTGGGTGAGCACCGGCTGGTGACCGCAGTCGGGCCCGGCGGGGTCGGCAAGACCCGGCTCGCGCTCAGCGTCGCCGCGGATCTCGGCGACCGGTTCGCCGACGGGGTCTGGTATGTCGACCTCGTCCCGGTGACCGATCGGGCGATGATCGCTCCGGCACTCGCCGACGCGCTCGGTCTCGGCGAGCACGCGGGCAGCTCCCCGGCGGACGACGTCGCGAGCTGGCTGGCCGGCCGGGAGGCGCTGCTGGTGCTGGACAACTGCGAGCACCTGCTGGACGGCGTGGTCGTGCTGCTGGAGCGGCTGCTGGCCGCCGCGCCCCGGCTCGTCGTGCTCGCCACCAGCCGGGCCCGGCTGCTGGTCCCGTTCGAGCGGGTCTTCGCGGTGCCCGGGCTGTCGGTGGACGCGGCCGGCGGCGACGCGGTCGAGCTGTTCGCCGCCCGGGCCGCGGCCGGCGGCAGCCCGGTGCGGCCGGAGGACACCCGTCGCGTCGCCGCCATCTGCCGGGACCTGGACGGGATGGCGCTGGCGATCGAGCTGGCCGCCGCCCGGTGTCCGTCGCTCGGGCTGGACGGGCTGGAGAGCGGGCTGGCCGACCGGTTGCGGCTGCTGACCGGCGGGCGGCGCATCGACGACCGGCACCGGTCGCTGCGCTCGACGCTGGACTGGAGCCATGCCCTGCTGGCCGAGGCCGATCGGGCCGTGCTGCGCCGGGTCTCGGTGTTCGCGGACCCGTTCACGTCGACCGCGGCGGCGGCGGTGCTGGCCGACCTGCCGCCCGCCGGCCATCTCCCCACCGTCCTGGCCGGGCTCGCCGACCAGAGCCTGCTGGTCGCCACCGTCGGCGCCGGCGGCACCCGCTACCGGGCGCTGGAGACCATCCGCCAGTACGGCACGGATCGGCTCGACGAGGCCGGCGAGGCCGACGACGCCCGGTTCCGCCACCTGCGCTGGTGCCTGGACCGCAGCGGCGCCCTCGACCGGAGCGCGACGCTGGACCGGGCGACCTCGGCGGCCTGGCGGACCGCCTTCGACGACGTCGCCGGCGAGCTGCGGGCCGCGCTGGCCTGGGCGGCGGGGGAGCCGCGGCACCGCGCGGAGGCGTACGAGCTGGCGATCGGGCTGGCCGAGCTGACCTTCCTGCGCGGCCTGCCCGGCGAGTCGCAGCGCCGGTACGAGCAGGCGGCCGGGCTCGCCCCCGACGACCGGTCCGCGGCCGACGCCTGGCGCGGGGCCGCCGGCGCGGCCGAGTCGCGGCACGTCGGGATCGAGGCGCTGGCGCTGCGGCAACGTGCGGCCGACGCGGCGGTACGGGCCGGCGATCGCGCCGCGGCGGCCGGCGACCTGGCCCGCAACGCCGAGCTGATGAACCGCGGCCCCGGGCTGATGGCGACCCAGCCGCCGGCCGGGGCCGCGACCGCGCTGATCAAGCAGGGCTGGGCGCTGGCCGGCGGGGACCCGGTCGCGGAGGCGCGGCTGCTCGTCGCCGAGGCGTTCGACGCCGACGAGTCCGACCCGGACGCCCTGGAGATCATCGAGAGCGCGCTCACCCAGGTCCGCCGCGTCGGCGACCCCCTGATCGAGAGTGCGGCGCTCGACCAGCTGACCGCGGCCCAGCTGTCCCGCAGCGAGATCCGGGCCGCGGCGGCCAGCGCGCTGCGGCGTACGCAGCTGCTGGCGACGGTGCCGGTGACGGCCACGACCGCGCTCGAGCTCTTCGACGCGTTGCTCATGGCGTCGGACTGCGCGGTCGCCGCCGGCGACCTCCCGGTCGCCCGCAGCCTGGCCGAACGGCTGCGGGACCTGCCGTTCCACCGCGAGGAGGGCCACCTGGCCGTCGCCCGGCTGCTGGTCGTCACCGTGCTGGCCGGTGACTGGCCGGAGGCGGCCGGCCTGGCCGAGCGCTTCCGGGAGGGCTGGGAGCGGGCCGGCCGGCCCCGCGCGGGCAACCTGAGCCGGGCCGCGTACGCGGCGGCGACGATGCACGGGCTGCGCGGCGACGACGACGCCCGGGCCGACTGGCTGGCGGTCGTCGACGCGCTGCTCTCGCCCGGGCGCTCGCTGCCGGAGATGCACTTCGGCGAGATGTTCGACGCGATGCTGCTGCTGCACCGGGGCCGGCCCGAGCAGGCGTTCGAGCTGATGGTCACGCCGCCGGAGCAGTTCACGCACTGGTACGACGGCATGTGGCGGCAGTGGTACGCGGCACTGTGGGCCGAGGCCGCCGTGCTCAGCGGGGCCGCGGACGCGGCCGACCGGGTCCGGCGGGCGCGGGTGGCGACGGCCGGCAACCCGGTCGCCGCCCCCCTGGTCGACCGGGCGGCCGCGCTGCTGTCCACAAAGGACGGTGACCGGGCCGGGCTGACCGCCGCGGCCACCGCCCTGCAGGCCGCCGGCTGCCGCTACCAGTGGGCCCGGACGCTCGTCCGGCTCGGTGGCGCGGATCGGCAGCGGGGCGAGGCCGCACTGGCGGCGATGG
- a CDS encoding DMT family transporter — protein MSGDSSVIHRTEPLLSPSREGLQWGLLGTAAFSFTVPLTRVAVGGLSPLFIGSGRAVVAAVLAALALGLTGQRRPAGAQWGRLAVIAGGVVAGFPLLTSYALSTTPASHGAVVIALLPAATAAMAVLRGREHPPRSFWVMAVVGAAVALGFASLQGGGFGRLHWADLLLFGAVAAAAVGYAEGGLLSRELGSWQTVSWALVLAAPVMITLSVVSAIRQPPAATPPEWAAFAYLAVVSMFLGFFAWYRGLAIGPMAQVSQVQLIQPVLSILWAALLLHERVTWPTVLGGLAVILCAATAVRIRLDRGAGGSGRDRDPRARG, from the coding sequence ATGTCAGGTGACAGTAGCGTTATCCACCGGACCGAGCCACTGCTATCGCCGTCCCGGGAGGGCCTGCAGTGGGGGTTGCTCGGGACGGCGGCGTTCTCGTTCACCGTCCCGCTGACCCGCGTCGCCGTCGGCGGCCTCTCGCCGCTGTTCATCGGCTCCGGTCGCGCGGTCGTCGCCGCCGTGCTGGCCGCCCTGGCGCTCGGGTTGACCGGTCAGCGCCGGCCGGCCGGCGCCCAGTGGGGACGGCTGGCCGTCATCGCCGGCGGTGTCGTCGCCGGGTTCCCGCTGCTGACCTCGTACGCGCTGAGCACCACCCCGGCCTCGCACGGCGCCGTCGTGATCGCGCTGCTGCCGGCCGCGACCGCGGCCATGGCCGTCCTGCGCGGCAGGGAACATCCGCCGCGGTCGTTCTGGGTGATGGCGGTGGTCGGCGCCGCCGTCGCCCTCGGGTTCGCGTCGTTGCAGGGTGGCGGGTTCGGGCGGCTGCACTGGGCCGACCTGCTGCTGTTCGGCGCGGTCGCCGCCGCGGCGGTCGGTTACGCCGAAGGAGGGCTGCTCTCCCGCGAGCTCGGCTCCTGGCAGACGGTGTCGTGGGCGCTGGTGCTCGCCGCACCGGTCATGATCACGCTGAGCGTCGTCTCGGCGATCCGGCAGCCGCCGGCCGCGACGCCGCCGGAGTGGGCGGCGTTCGCGTACCTGGCCGTGGTGAGCATGTTCCTGGGCTTCTTCGCCTGGTACCGCGGGCTGGCCATCGGGCCGATGGCCCAGGTCAGCCAGGTCCAGCTGATCCAGCCCGTGCTCAGCATCCTGTGGGCCGCGCTCCTCCTGCACGAGCGCGTCACCTGGCCCACCGTCCTCGGCGGCCTCGCCGTGATCCTCTGCGCCGCCACCGCCGTCCGCATCCGCCTCGACCGCGGTGCGGGCGGGTCGGGGCGCGACCGGGATCCGCGTGCTCGTGGGTGA
- a CDS encoding PLP-dependent aminotransferase family protein, with translation MSDDSTGRIVAGLRAWIAQAAPGARVPSNRALMAEYRASPITVQKAMRELGSAGLIESRPGVGTFVRAVRTAGPVDYSWQTGALSSPPARLPTLSAPLRDGAPDTIGLHSGYPDRELLPEGLVRAALARAARTDAVGTRSAAAGLPELRAWFAHELAGDHPPAARDVIVLPGSQSGLSSIFRALVGAGRPLLLESPTYWGAILAAAQAGVQVVPVPSGTGGPDPDDLAHAFARTGARAFYAQPTYANPTGAQWSPAQAERILGTVRDHDAFLVEDDWAHDFGIDSTARPVAARDEAGHVVYLRSLTKSVSPALRVAAVVARGPARDRILADHGADSLYVSGVLQAAALDVVTRPGWRTYRRTLRHHLRTRRDLLVRSLAEHVPQAHLEHVPPGGLHLWARLPDGVDVDRLTRDCEADGVLIAPGTEWFPAEPVGPYVRLNYCGPNPDRFPDAARILGRALTTQTG, from the coding sequence ATGTCTGACGATAGCACCGGCCGCATCGTCGCCGGCCTCCGCGCCTGGATCGCGCAGGCGGCGCCGGGTGCCCGGGTGCCGTCGAACCGCGCCCTCATGGCCGAGTACCGGGCCAGCCCGATCACGGTGCAGAAGGCCATGCGCGAACTCGGGTCGGCCGGCCTGATCGAGAGCCGGCCGGGGGTGGGGACGTTCGTTCGCGCCGTCCGCACCGCCGGCCCGGTCGACTACAGCTGGCAGACCGGCGCGCTGAGCTCGCCGCCGGCTCGGCTGCCGACCCTGTCGGCGCCGCTGCGCGACGGCGCACCCGACACGATCGGCCTGCACTCGGGTTACCCGGACCGCGAGCTCCTCCCGGAAGGGCTCGTCCGGGCCGCACTGGCCCGGGCCGCGCGGACCGACGCGGTGGGAACCCGGTCCGCCGCCGCGGGGCTGCCCGAGCTGCGGGCCTGGTTCGCGCACGAGCTCGCCGGCGACCACCCGCCCGCGGCGCGGGACGTCATCGTCCTGCCCGGCAGCCAGAGCGGCCTGAGCTCGATCTTCCGCGCCCTGGTCGGTGCCGGGCGGCCGCTGCTGCTGGAGTCCCCGACGTACTGGGGCGCCATCCTCGCCGCGGCCCAGGCCGGGGTCCAGGTCGTCCCGGTGCCCAGCGGAACCGGCGGACCGGACCCGGACGACCTCGCGCACGCGTTCGCCCGGACCGGGGCGCGCGCCTTCTACGCCCAGCCCACCTACGCCAACCCCACCGGCGCCCAGTGGTCGCCGGCGCAGGCGGAGCGGATCCTCGGCACCGTCCGCGACCACGACGCCTTCCTCGTCGAGGACGACTGGGCCCACGACTTCGGCATCGACTCCACCGCCCGCCCCGTCGCCGCCCGCGACGAGGCCGGGCACGTCGTCTACCTGCGGTCGCTGACCAAGAGCGTGTCGCCGGCCCTGCGCGTCGCCGCCGTCGTCGCGCGCGGGCCGGCCCGCGACCGCATCCTCGCCGACCACGGGGCCGACTCCCTCTACGTCAGCGGCGTGCTCCAGGCCGCGGCCCTCGACGTCGTCACCCGGCCCGGCTGGCGCACGTACCGGCGCACCCTCCGGCACCACCTGCGGACCCGGCGCGACCTGCTCGTCCGGAGCCTGGCCGAGCACGTCCCGCAGGCCCACCTCGAGCACGTCCCACCGGGCGGCCTGCACCTGTGGGCGCGGCTGCCCGACGGCGTCGACGTCGACCGGCTCACCCGCGACTGCGAGGCCGACGGCGTGCTCATCGCGCCCGGGACCGAATGGTTCCCGGCCGAACCGGTCGGGCCGTACGTCCGGCTCAACTACTGCGGCCCGAACCCCGACCGCTTCCCCGACGCCGCCCGCATCCTCGGCCGCGCCCTCACCACCCAGACCGGCTGA